A genomic stretch from Oryzias latipes chromosome 24, ASM223467v1 includes:
- the LOC101164272 gene encoding centrosomal protein of 170 kDa protein B isoform X1 → MSVTSWFLVSSSGTRHRLPREMIFVGREDCELMLQSRSVDKQHAVLNYNPATDEHLVKDLGSLNGTFVNDLRIPDQTYITLKQSDIIRFGYDSHVYVLEKSQHKVPEEALKHEKYSSQLHMSLTAVEEKKREDQEQIRGERTQSSKSLTQEAPVSRPTPLYGQPSWWGEEDYGSKVQSSEEPLPDVQKSTPSVDPGLSGSLSDAQPDSLFPSYNCEPSYFEIPTKDFQHPKSMGVELHEIPTKDTDTLLTLPSTPSPTPPVVQSHASFTIEFDDCTPGKIKIKDHVTKFSTRQRRQQASLTKNSITRAPAEMMSAENKVADWLVHSDVSMIKKIAPSEDVYSTKSDLAVNIKMLKAGHHHEDGTQSDSEDPVSKDRSKSFPTVQPEQSERSQQTIQSGPLAAPAEELHQLLQYSPPTPAPASQVASKPLSQSPPQPPSPTEMTKQALPDHLSQQAFIIEFFDDNPRKKRSQSFTHNPANTDSYSTLKTKLERRKGGERPASVHGQVYPTQQVTVPLKGQGHGGPQRSSSLKREKTEGEGASSASTPRSTSGIIIRPFGSIGKKSKLSQEFSAEILKDSGEKDISPTRDHMSPPPKSAPAEMVTPHYTRMTFPQEPPAPSSVSYPTSPSQPLEVLKPPSCPVSRIDFSGHISEHPMSSGVCKGDPKDSQRIVKHEEDDNLSDAGTYTIETESQDKDVEEARNMIDQVFGVLDSPEYSGSSPGVYRPVISDHKDEPDNLPCVDRSAESLHNFFHVPTVSPAAAHIEVPVRSTDLEEPKWVSHWASLADSCVDSGSTLHQEGCLEDLHYMSHSMGNFSYDNSDLELSHSGRTRRLLPQVPPEKLDCITPTISIRHEAHLIQTPSDRASAPTHTQDSNQCLSVQDDVDPDSLSDASRSDDGRVLEKAKNNQVRNENIPLCTTGLQFKLDKKVPPFNKSTCFYIGSDDYPSKPDKALVQTERVREISAKAPPTTVLVRHLSEHETKREGIKANSSAPNLQTQDKDATSARDGCISCFVRQESFTKDQTRDTVQIKKLPHISSQPSIRDMEQKQEDMHDSQFFFQEPACTLSMLETKMSSSGSGRSSKKGGSSSQVDNSLSGESDMDSASTVSQVSGQNAPVSSSSKKRAAISILQKEKSSSSNSIQVKGRQPSARERLSEKRRNQTTHDAQGKADAGMRLQMRRSAGNCGSLDLTKHGVLSNSNDSSSSNLEKQGPSTRTKKNVAPSQKEDNGKTPKTATQQVLTRSNSLSAPRPTRASMLRRARLGEASDNEGTETDRASQSSDQTPAPAKGSAEGKKLSRLDILAMPRKRTGSFTGPSDTESSFTSRSGFSSRNVETAASSRKISVVDSRQSASRGSRGPVKQPLTRTRSTGAKYSSSGTRRRQKGSDFSSSEEEYDANPGTFKSKRSSNLTTSVQTPHSQRTAATRSKSVSLETEEDDDQNDADPYQNWSTHSAEIAKLSQDLAKDLAILAKEIHDVAGDGEPLSPEGGTTTSTSLLPHTNTPDSTISARDELVQHIPEATLNHQRPPPGPAEVLDLDANMNEPEPTSKQWQPWSHNEVMLDNVMLNPVSQLSQAIRENTEQLAEKMKVLFQNKADVWEEIEAKISAESEVPLLRTSNKEIISILTELRRVQGQLAVINTIVEPGGGLQTAAAKTSPVPQTRPSSKQIKPTHRTQTPNASESTKRPSRGPEAYR, encoded by the exons ATGAGTGTGACATCATGGTTCCTGGTGAGCAGCTCAGGTACTCGGCACCGCCTCCCTCGAGAAATGATCTTTGTGGGCCGAGAGGACTGTGAGCTCATGTTACAG TCACGCAGCGTGGACAAGCAGCATGCTGTCCTCAACTACAACCCAGCGACTGACGAACATCTGGTGAAGGACCTGGGCAGCCTGAACGGG ACGTTTGTGAACGACCTGCGGATCCCTGACCAGACCTACATCACCCTCAAACAGTCCGACATCATCCGCTTCGGATACG ATTCTCATGTCTACGTACTGGAGAAGAGCCAACACAAAGTCCCAGAGGAGGCCCTGAAG CATGAAAAGTATAGCAGTCAGCTGCACATGAGTCTGACGGCtgtggaggagaaaaagagggaggatcaggagcagatccgTGGTGAGCGGACGCAGAGCTCCAAAAGCCTGACACAAG AGGCTCCTGTGAGTCGGCCCACTCCTCTGTACGGTCAGCCATCCTGGTGGGGGGAGGAGGACTATGGGAGTAAAGTTCAGAGCAGCGAAGAGCCTCTTCCAg ATGTGCAGAAAAGCACCCCATCTGTGGATCCAGGCCTGTCCGGATCTCTCTCAGATGCACAGCCAGACTCCCTGTTTCCTTCATACAACTGTGAGCCCAGCTACTTTGAGATCCCCACCAAGGATTTTCAGCATCCTAAATCCATGGGGGTGGAGCTCCACGAAATCCCCACTAAGGACACGGACACACTCCTGACCCTGCCCTCCACTCCTAGCCCCACCCCTCCTGTTGTCCAGAGTCATGCGTCCTTCACTATTGAGTTTGATGACTGCACCCCTGGAAAGATTAAGATCAAAGACCATGTCACTAAGTTCTCCACCCGGCAGCGGAGGCAACAGGCTTCACTCACCAAGAACAGCATCACCCGTGCACCTGCAGAGATGATGTCAGCAGAGAACAAAGTGGCTGATTGGCTAGTTCACAGCGATGTCAGTATGATCAAAAAGATAGCTCCAAGCGAAGATGTTTATAGCACCAAAAGTGATCTTGCTGTGAACATCAAGATGCTCAAAG CAGGTCACCACCATGAAGATGGAACTCAGAGCGATTCAGAGGATCCAGTTTCCAAAGACAGAAGTAAATCTTTTCCTACTGTCCAACCAGAGCAGTCAGAGAGGTCACAACAAACTATCCAGTCAGGTCCACTTGCTGCTCCAGCAGAGGAGCTCCACCAGCTCCTGCAGTATTCTCCACCTACACCAGCCCCAGCATCACAGGTGGCTTCCAAGCCACTGTCCCAAAGTCCTCCTCAGCCTCCATCCCCTACAGAGATGACTAAACAAGCCCTCCCTGACCATCTCTCTCAGCAGGCCTTCATCATTGAGTTTTTTGATGACAATCCACGGAAGAAGCGTTCACAGTCCTTCACTCACAACCCTGCTAACACTGACTCTTACTCTACACTCAAGACAAAACTGGAACGAAGGAAAGGTGGGGAGAGGCCAGCATCAGTGCATGGTCAAGTCTACCCCACCCAGCAGGTAACCGTTCCTCTAAAGGGCCAAGGTCATGGAGGTCCCCAGAGGTCTAGCTCTCTTAAGAGGGAGAAGACCGAGGGGGAGGGTGCTTCGTCAGCTTCCACTCCTCGGTCTACATCAGGAATCATTATAAGGCCCTTTGGCAGCATTGGTAAGAAATCAAAACTCTCCCAGGAATTTTCTGCAGAAATCCTAAAAGACTCTGGTGAGAAAGACATTTCTCCTACCAGAGACCATATGTCACCCCCTCCAAAGTCTGCACCTGCCGAGATGGTTACTCCACATTATACACGGATGACATTTCCACAAGAACCTCCAGCTCCGTCTTCAGTTTCCTACCCCACATCCCCATCACAGCCTCTAGAAGTGCTAAAGCCCCCATCCTGCCCTGTTAGCAGAATTGACTTTTCAGGCCACATATCTGAACACCCCATGTCCTCTGGTGTCTGTAAAGGAGATCCCAAAGATTCCCAGAGGATTGTGAAGCATGAGGAAGATGACAATCTGAGTGACGCTGGGACATACACCATTGAAACTGAATCCCAGGATAAAGATGTAGAGGAGGCTCGCAACATGATTGACCAG GTGTTTGGTGTCCTTGATTCTCCAGAGTACAGTGGTTCTTCACCTGGGGTCTACAGACCCGTTATAAGCGACCACAAGGATGAGCCAGATAACTTGCCCTGTGTTGATAGATCCGCGGAGTCTTTACATAACTTTTTTCATGTTCCAACCGTTTCCCCCGCAGCAGCCCACATAGAG GTTCCTGTTCGTTCAACGGATCTGGAGGAACCAAAGTGGGTTTCCCACTGGGCCAGTTTAGCTGACAGCTGTGTTGACAGTGGTTCCACTCTGCATCAAGAGGGATGTCTAGAAG ATTTGCACTACATGAGCCACTCAATGGGAAACTTCAGCTACGATAACTCTGACCTGGAGTTGAGCCACAGCGGCAGGACAAGACGACTGCTCCCTCAGGTGCCTCCAGAGAAGCTGGATTGCATCACACCGACCATCTCGATTCGACACGAAGCTCACCTAATCCAGACACCTTCAGACAGAGCTTCTGCTCCAACCCACACACAGGACTCCAATCAGTGCCTGTCTGTTCAGGATGATGTTGACCCTGACAGTCTTAGTGATGCAAGTCGCTCTGATGATGGACGAGTTCTGGAGAAAGCAAAGAACAATCAGGTCAGGAATGAAAATATACCCCTCTGTACAACAGGCCTTCAATTTAAACTCGATAAGAAAGTGCCTCCCTTCAACAAGTCCACTTGTTTTTATATTGGTTCTGATGACTATCCAAGCAAACCGGATAAGGCGCTAGTACAGACTGAAAGAGTTCGAGAAATCTCAGCAAAAGCTCCCCCTACAACAGTTCTGGTCCGCCACCTGAGTGAACATGAAACCAAGAGGGAAGGTATCAAGGCCAACAGCTCTGCTCCAAACCTCCAAACACAAGATAAGGATGCCACCTCTGCTAGGGACGGTTGTATTTCCTGCTTTGTTCGGCAAGAGAGTTTCACTAAAGACCAGACCAGGGACACAGTGCAGATAAAAAAACTTCCCCACATCTCTAGTCAGCCATCTATCAGAGACATGGAGCAGAAACAAGAAGATATGCATGACAGCCAGTTCTTTTTTCAGGAGCCTGCATGTACTCTGTCCATGCTAGAGACAAAAATGTCCTCATCTGGTTCTGGTCGGAGCTCAAAAAAGGGGGGTTCCTCTAGCCAAGTGGACAATTCTCTTTCAGGGGAATCCGATATGGACTCGGCAAGCACAGTGAGCCAGGTCAGTGGTCAAAATGCTCCAGTCAGCTCCTCTTCTAAAAAACGTGCAGCTATTAGCATTCTCCAGAAAGAAAAGTCCTCTTCCAGCAACTCCATCCAAGTCAAGGGCCGGCAGCCCAGTGCTCGAGAACGGCTTTCTGAGAAACGTCGTAACCAGACAACACATGATGCACAAGGTAAAGCCGATGCAGGAATGCGATTGCAGATGCGCCGCAGTGCAGGTAACTGTGGCTCTTTGGATCTAACAAAGCATGGTGTGCTTTCAAACTCAAACGATTCATCTTCGTCAAATCTGGAAAAGCAGGGCCCATCCACTCGCACCAAGAAAAATGTTGCTCCTAGTCAGAAGGAAGACAAtggaaaaacaccaaagacagcGACTCAACAAGTTCTAACAAGATCCAACAGCCTTTCGGCTCCAAGGCCAACTCGAGCTTCCATGTTGCGACGTGCACGCCTGGGTGAGGCCTCAGACAACGAGGGTACTGAAACTGACCGGGCCTCCCAGAGTTCTGACCAAACTCCTGCACCAGCCAAAGGTTCTGCTGAAGGGAAAAAGCTGTCCAGGTTGGACATCTTAGCCATGCCTAGGAAGAGAACTGGTTCTTTCACAGGTCCTAGTGACACAGAGTCTTCCTTCACCAGTCGTTCTGGATTCTCTAGTCGCAACGTGGAAACTGCTGCCTCGAGCAGGAAGATTTCAGTGGTTGATTCCCGCCAGTCTGCTAGTAGAGGGTCCAGAGGTCCAGTAAAGCAGCCACTGACCCGAACCCGTTCAACTGGTGCAAAATACTCTAGCAGTG GTACGCGTCGAAGACAGAAGGGCTCAGacttctcttcttctgaggaAGAGTACGATGCAAACCCTGGCACATTTAAATCCAAACGTTCCTCAAATTTGACCACCTCAGTCCAGACTCCTCACAGCCAGCGGACTGCTGCCACCAGATCCAAGTCTGTGTCCTTGGAGACAGAAGAAGATGATGACCAAAATGATGCTGATCCATACCAGAACTGGTCTACACATAGTGCAGAGATTGCAAA ACTTAGTCAGGATCTAGCCAAAGATTTGGCCATTCTGGCAAAGGAAATTCATGATGTTGCTGGAGACGGGGAGCCTCTGAGTCCTGAAGGGGGCACCACCACCTCTACCAGTTTGTTGCCACACACCAACACACCGGACTCCACCATTTCTGCCAGGGACGAG CTGGTCCAGCATATCCCTGAGGCCACTTTAAACCACCAGAGGCCTCCCCCAGGTCCTGCTGAGGTCTTGGACCTGGACGCAAATATGAATGAGCCAGAACCCACTTCTAAGCAGTGGCAGCCGTGGAGCCACAATGAG GTGATGCTGGACAACGTGATGCTGAACCCCGTGTCTCAGCTCTCCCAGGCCATCCGGGAAAACACTGAACAACTGGCAGAAAAAATGAA